A genome region from Scyliorhinus canicula chromosome 16, sScyCan1.1, whole genome shotgun sequence includes the following:
- the tmem51a gene encoding transmembrane protein 51a, which produces MASENSNGSQYALTALGVGMLALGIIMMVWSVVPGFGKGNTTQGGNGSSPATEESKTKVSQVSYILCAGGVGLLLVSICLSLREKRRRRTQEEGENVQYEPTMLPDRGAENSERLAVPSYDEVMQGDLIQPAEGPEPNLGDQNMASLPSYESLVEVDVAPSASTGAAAQSGNEPPSPRPGRRFSSKSIRRILSDKTHLKNFRLRLSNLNSTVVNLEPLTPPPQYEGGVEKIFENQKPS; this is translated from the exons ATGGCCTCTGAAAATTCCAATGGCTCCCAGTATGCCCTCACTGCGCTGGGGGTTGGCATGCTTGCCCTGGGAATTATCATGATGGTTTGGAGCGTTGTGCCGGGATTCGGGAAGGGCAACACGACTCAAGGTGGGAACGGTAGCTCTCCGGCTACTGAAGAATCGAAGACAAAAGTCTCCCAGGTGTCCTACATACTGTGTGCTGGAGGAGTCGGCCTACTGCTAGTGTCAATCTGCCTGAGCCTCCGTGAAAAGCGGAGACGCAGAACGCAGGAGGAAGGGGAAAATGTTCAGTACGAGCCAACCATGTTGCCAGACAG gggtgCCGAAAACAGCGAGCGGTTGGCTGTGCCGAGCTATGATGAAGTCATGCAAGGAGACTTGATCCAGCCAGCCGAAGGTCCCGAGCCCAATCTAGGGGACCAGAACATGGCCTCCCTTCCGTCCTACGAGTCGCTCGTGGAGGTTGACGTGGCGCCGTCGGCGAGCACGGGAGCCGCCGCGCAGTCGGGGAACGAgccgccctccccccgcccaggTCGGCGGTTCAGCTCGAAAAGCATTCGACGGATCTTGTCAGACAAGACGCACCTCAAGAATTTTAGACTGCGTCTAAGCAACCTGAACAGTACCGTCGTTAACCTGGAGccgctcacccctcccccacagtacgAGGGTGGAGTGGAGAAAATCTTTGAAAACCAAAAGCCATCCTGA